AAAGTTCTGGCCAGGTAAAACACAAGTCTGCTAGGGCAGAAGGGAGATAAGGAAGCAGGTGATAGGAATAcagagcagggggaaaaaaaaaaaagaacaagaagaaaaggagatcAAGTAGCTAGCGGCCCCATTGTCACATGTAGTTCTAAAGATACCTACTTACTTTCCAAACCTTAATATGCCTGATACATATGTCTGCCAGTGAGCAGAATAGAACATGAACAGTCccacaaaacaacagaaaaacaaccagTCAGGATTTGTTCCTAGTCGGATTGCTATGCAGGATCCAAGgacaacaaaaactgaaaagcagaaatgaacaTGTTAGTCGCATACACTCTTTGCTTTCAgttaagagaaattaaatgacaAGGCATTTTACATCActataacaaaaacaattatatGACTGATACTTTAATAAGTAGCTAACATCAGGGACAGTCCTGGTGGGAGAGACCCAGACACAGGACTCCTGCTCTTCAACGTGAGGGCCACACTTTCCAGCCTACAATGGTCGTTCCCTCTGTGGGCTCTGTCATCTCGTCATTTTTAGGTCACAGACACAGCTCCAATTGCAGGGCCCAGCTCAGGGACACCAACAGTTAGTACTGTGCTGGAAACTGAGGCATAAAGAACATACCAGTTCCCAAGGCAAACGTTTTGGCCATTAAGCTGTTGTAGAAGTGCTACCAGAAGGTATTGCCACCAACAGCAGCTAGGTTATGGAAAGTAAAACTGAACAAAGCTTTTTCAGGACTCCAaaccaaatttttaaaaattcattcttACAAGTAACATAAATCCTCCTCCTAGCCACCAGGCTGGATGCCCTACTACCCAAATGATATTTTGGAACCTCTTACTTAAAGCAAAGCCCTTAGTCTCACGTGCCAATGTCAGTCTTTTAGGCACTTAAAATCCTCTTAGTGAATATTTTGTTCATCATCTAGCTCATTCAAAGCAGATGAAGATGTACAACCAGTAAGAGCAGATTGTGTATTACCCAATACCTGCTAAACGTACTTCTGAAATATCCTCCCTGATACTGGTCAGGGATGCAAAGGTGACCAGGAGATGGGGGAGTTATCCCAAAAGAAGGGAACTAGCTGatcctgctctgagcagtgaTCTGGAATAAACAATCTCTAGAGGTTCCTTCCAATTTCAACAAGTCTGTGACTAGTCAGCTCCTCTTGAAAACaggtaacatttttaaaactaggATGGGTAACAGTAGATTAAGGCTACCTGTGGAAATAGAGTCGCAACCATGATCAAAGAGTTCTCCTAGAGGAGAACTACTGTTTGTTCTTCTCGCTTGCTTCCCATCAATGGCATCCAGCGACTGGTAGATAAAAAGTCCTAACGCACCCAGGATGTATGCCCAAAAAGGTGCCTGAAAGAGATTCATATAAAAGGTCACTAGGCAGTTCCTAAATCCTTAGCCAATAATCTACttcattaaaagtaaaatatcgTGCAACACAGAACCATACTACATTGTGCTGTTTAGTTAATGGACAAACCAAATTCTGTGCACTAGTCTCTATGTGAGTTGTAGTAACTACTACGTATAGTAACTACCATAATGAACTGTTCCAGGTACCCCAGGGAAACGGAGGTCTttctattcttattttaaagagcaaaaacaaactTTAGTGCCCCTTCTTATTTTTCCACCTTAAGACTGCAGTATTTCTATTATTGTTGTATGCTTTGTGctgaaaaatgttatgaaagtgaaactaatttaaaaaataaagtagtagcAAGACACTTATGAACCTTCTCAGCAGTTCACGTGACAGATACCCGGATCATTTGCTCAGATTTACAACATAAGTATTAAAACCTGTTACAGTTTACTAAATAAAAGACTTTAGCTCTTATGGAAGAAGCTCTTTTCCAACATACAAAGACtgaatatatatgcattttggaaattaaattGAAGAAATTAAACCATTCACTAAATACAAACGAACAACTATCTGGTTAATATTGACTATTAGAGTTTCAAAACAATCTGTGGTTCAGCTATATTAACATCAGTCTTAGGTTCAAAGGAATCATCCTACACACTAGTACCTTTCAAATGGATCATTTTCATACACGAAGTCAGTATGTCTTCATTTGTGCAGGAATTTGTTTTTACTAAAAATTACTTCCAACACTTCTCGAACAAAATACTGGTTACACATTTGCCTCAAGTGGATTCCAGCGGTATCCTTAACATTTGGAAGTGCTGTTCATGAAGAAAGCACTGAAGTTAGGTATAAATGTTGGAAATGCAACTTGCAGCTTAAATAAGTGAGCAGCCACAATGCTTAATTCGTTCCCACTCCCAGGTAAGAGGCTGCTTGCTCCGGCTTTACACCTCTACAGTTCCTCTCCTGTAGTGCAAAGAGACCAGTACGATTATGCGTATGTATTTCGTAAGCCTAGTCACGGCTATTAGAGACAACTGATCAAACCTCTCAGTGAGCTGAGGCTTGTCCCTACTCAGATGGGCCCAGTGCCACCGTtggggaaaagcaaaaattgaCAGTTGCCGATCAGTTTACTACAAGGGACAGGAGAAGGCAGCAATAAGAACACAGATGCCATGAGCTGCCTCTCCAGAGGATTCTTCCTCCTCATCATTGTACTCCAGGATTTTCGTTAGAAAACGTTATGCCTCAAATTACACTGATCACAAAACACCCTTCCCGAGAACTACGCTTAAGAGAGGTTCAGATCTGAGCCTGAAAACAGCcatagctttttatttaagaCTTCCTCATGTATCAAAGGCTGTGtgttctcacttttttttgtgattCTAATATGGAAACAGTATTGTCAGCAAATTTATGGTTTTCCTGCTACCTGTTACTTGGATAATTTCATTACCTAAAAATTCCTCCATTAGAAGTCAGAAAAGCTGGGCTGCTTCACCCAGCTTTGAAGCAACAGTCAGAGAATTAGGGACTCCAGTCCAGGTAGGACATCTGGATTTGTATGTTCATACAAATCAAGAAAAGTCACAACATTGTTCAAAACTGGCCAGGCCACCTCTCCCCAAGGAAACCAAGAAAAAACTGTAAGTCACAGGTAAAGTTGGAAGCCTTGAGCAGGTGAAAGAGGGTGAGTATACACTTGCACGCTAACTGATATTTAACATACAGGTATgggacagaaacaaacaaacaaaactcaacAAAACACCAAAGATCACACTACGGAAATTCAGGTCAGGTGATGATAGCAATATGCGCTTGATGGTTAGCAGTGGAATTAGTCCAGGTGTTTAGGTTTCTTCTCCCTTATCAGTCCAGTTCAACTAAAAGTAGTTTCTTTTTTGGTTAAACCAGGGAGTGAGTTCTTAgttgttttttgaaaaagtttatCTCCTGTAACGAAGGGGACAGAGCctaccagcagcaggaggagtcCACTGCTGTGGTGGCTCAGTAAATGacagagctgtgcagaggaacTGAGAGCCCCAGGGCCTTCTTTGGTTTGAGCTCATTTGGGCACACGtcctgcagggaggcagcggCTACAAGAGTGGGCTGTCCACCACAGGTCAGTATTTCAAGAGGTAAAAGCGCAGTTAGGACCCTCTTGAAGCTAACATCACTTTACTTGTGACACAATCCACATATTAAAGGTACCAGAGCAGCTATACGGGCTTCTGCAGAGTAACTTTGCtgtagagagaaaaacagatattCTCGAACAAGCCAACTCCTGACGCAGGTTTATGGATGAAGCTCTACGAGCAGAAAGGCTGGGAGAAGCCGACAGTTTCATTGTAGGCATTCATTGCaataattttaaagacattccCAAATTTATCACAAATATCACTTCGATTGTTCTCAGGGTTTTATGAGGCGCCCCTTGCTGTGACATACTCCTGCAAGTTACAAAAAGCTAGCTTTAGATCTATCAATGCTCGTTGTGGTAATCCCGGGATCAGGGCAAGAAAACCAGGCCACgcctggcagctctgcccaggccaCCATGGGTTTCCTGGATGCCTGAGGCTCAGGTCACCTCCTAAGTCAAATGCCAGCATCTGGGCAGGTTCCCATTGAACCGGATCATTTCCATAACTGAAACAGTCAGGAACAAAAACCTGTTGTGTCACGTTTTTTTTATCATTAGCTGTAATGTTTTATGCCACATGCTTGGTATTATCACAGACTTTTGAAAGGCAAGCTCCATGACATACAGACTCAATCCTAATGAAAACAGGAAGTTTGCTCGCTGGTCACTGTCGTCAGTTTATGAGAAAGGTGCCGTAGCTCCACAATATGTGATGTAAGAAATCTTCTTCAAGGTAACATTGTCAATGTTTACCTTACCTTGCACctcaaaaaagcaaagcagctacAAGTCTGACCTCTCTGTTAGATCTTTTGGCAAAACAAGGGCTTTTGTCTATTTGCAAGTTATATGATGGGCATAAGCACCAAGACCACTGACCCAAGCCTGCTTGCCTTAGCTCCTGCTGAGGCACACCAAACCAACCAGCCCCCAGACTCCAAAAACTACAACAATTCTCCTCAACAACCCAGAAAGAGGGGGAGAGCTTGCCTCCTCTTCCCAGTGAGGATCACCTGTACCCACTAATACCTGTAACAGGATCCCCACAGCTGTGGGGAGCGGAAGATCCCCTTAAGAGCAGGGACAGCGGCATCCGAACTGCCAGAGGGCTTAGAAACACGATCTGGAGCATTTCATCCCTGGCCTCTCAGTTCAAATTGAACCCAAGGTGGCAAGGACCAAAGACCATTTTCATCAGCTATGCGTTTAGCAGGTTAAATGGATGATGTTATTTTTATACAGTAAAACAGTTTTCCAAACACCAAAGGTACACCGAGGGTTCCAAAATTCCTAACCACCACCGATTCTCGGCCATCCACCTTCTCGATACAGCTGTAGCTGCCATCTCCTCCGCCTTCTCACACGCCTGGCCCTCCACCCAGGGATGTCCCTGGCCATCTTCCCACGTTGGGCCCAAGCAGTTTGCAAATTAGAGAAGCGGGAGCATTTGAGAATGCTGACACGGCTCAAAGACCCGGCAGAAAGGTCAGGAGGCTCCCAGTAACCATCAGCTTTCCACTGAAGAGGTGTTTATTATCTCTGCCCAAAGTTATATCCTGTCCAAGCAAATGCATTATTTGGCCAGAGCCAGATGCTATTCTAATAGAACTAGGGAGAGAACACAAACcctgctggaaagaaagaataataataacaataataaaaagcgTCTCTGCTTAAATTAGAAGGGATGTCTGAAAGATTATATAGCTCTAGAATCTTGTCAAATGTAGGTCTGGTACAGGTCAGGTTGCCCGCAGAACCAGAGGCTGTCATACCGGTGTTAAAGGATGCCAAGATAATGTGCATACGGAGTTTGACAGGACCGTGCAGCATGCTTTGCCTTCAGGAGAAGGCGTAGGTTGGAGAGCAGTCCTCGCAGAGCCTCCTGCTCGTGTGACAGCACACCACGGAAGAGCATGGGGACAGCTGCAGAAGACTAGATATGCTGAGAAGATCCCTCACCACTTATTTCAAGCAAAATTCAAGCCCAGGGAGTTCAACAGCCTGAGTTTCTGCAACATTTAAATAtctgccctcccccccccttcatTACACATCATATTCAGTCATAATCTCATTTCCTCAGTCCAACGACACAGCCCTTATTTTGCTCTATCTTGAAATTAGCCATACACTATCTTAGCCATTTTTATGGaacttcctcctccttccccccaaaaaCGTTTATCGTTTCCCTCACTTTTCAGCACGAAGCCCTAAGTACAACCAGACTAACAATAACAGAAGGGAAGGGGCTGTTTAAATCTGCATTACAacaaggggaggaaaaaaaaaatcatagtacAGCCCAAGTACATTTCATGCACCTGGGGACTCCCTGCATTCCTCCAGCACCCTCCTCTCCTCAACAAACTCCCTCTGAAAGAGCTTCTGTCCTTCCGTGCCAGGCTTTCCCGAACCTTGCTGTCTTCTTTTATGCCAAATAGCAATTACTGCCATTCACTCCTGGAGCACTCTGTTCTTCACTCCTTGGGTGTTGGGTGGGTTCCCCACCCCAATCAGTGCTTCACGCCTTTCCTCTGCCCGGCCAAGAGCTTCTTCCCTCACAGCCCCCAGGATCTCAGTCCCTATCAACTGCTCCACCGCACCCTTGTATCCGCCTCTTTTGTCTCTCCTGCAAAGCTCCGGTGCGCCCTTTCTATTTACAGTGCCATGCCTGTCAATACCTTCCCTCTGACAggggggaaaataaagaaagacaACCCTGATTTCAGTTTAAAGGGTTTACTTTTTTAGAgtttgttgttgatgtttttgttttgagtgaggtcttaaaagagagagaagcagaggcagcaccCTGCCAACATTATTCTCCCTCCAAGCAGTAAATAGTAGGGTCAGCTGGAGTCATCTGGCTCCTCCCCTGCTTTTTGGTCTCTTTGGACATACAGCTTTCTAGCTAGCATGTTGCAGCAAGGTACTGCACCCTTTTATAAAGTCACTGTgccatttttaaagcaactcAACTCTACCAAGTCAGCCATCCCTGCctcctgtccctccccagctctgctccctgcacaaGCTCGCCAAAGCCCCTACCCCTTTTCCCATCACTCCTCAAACTGCAAGTCCATGACCTATGCTTTTCCCTGCCTGTCCTCTGTTCCCGGGGACCTCCATTAAATTCTggacagcagaaagaaaagccttaAACAACACAACCAAACGAGACATGATGGAACACAAGAGCTGAGAGCATGTGGGACAAATCTTTATCACTGGATGAAATTCCCTGCGATCACTTTTGGCCACTCTTTGCTTAGATCCTGCTGTAACTGCTAGAGGATTTTTTAATAGATGTAAATTGAATACAAAGTAATAGTTAACTGTTAGTATGAAAATGCTATGCTAACATTCTAGCTCCCCATAATATTATAGAGACCTGTGGCTGAGCTCTAAGGTTTACTGAAGCTGGGTCCCTCAATGAGCAACCATgagaggggcaggagcagagatttctttctctttttaaaaaaaagatagaggGAAAATTATCTTCAGCCAGTTTTCTTCCCGGTATtgatgcaaggaaaaaaacatgtcagTTTTCCTCAGAATGGGAAGGGGTACTAGGGTTTCACATGCAAAATCTAATGAAGTAACTGCAGCTACTTCAGAGAAGTCAGCTTGCTGTAGAGCATTTTTCTTGGCAAAAATAAACTGTTCACTAACAAAGGGTGGCATAAATGGAAATCCTCATATAAGATGTGCTCCTTTTACACTCTAATGCAGGAAACACACCCTGTTCTTACCTTAAGTCAGCAAAActtttaattcttaaatattCTATGGTTagtatccaaaaaaaaagaaaggaagaaagaaaaaagagcctGCAATCACAGTAAGGAAGATATATCAACTCTCTACAGAACACGAAAGTGTCCCCACCACCCACCACAGCAAGTGTAGCATATGTTATTTCTATAGGTTGTTGTCCTGCCCTCAGTTACACGGACTGAGTAGGAAACTGGGACTAACGCTATAAAAATCTACAGGCGTGGATTTTAGTTCCAGCAGCGCTTGAGGGGTGTAGCCTGCTAATGACTCAGGCAGAGATAAGAAGGCTTATGTTGAAGTGTGCAGTTACAGAAGACAGCGATACAACCCATGCTGCTTCTAGACAGGACGACATTACTAAAGCAGAGAATATTTATAAAGCCAGAACATGTTGTGTTTATTCAGTAACTTTCAGTAGCTATTGATGCTGATGGAGATGACTGGAAGAAATAACTGCCACACAGTAAGAGGACAAGGGAGCGTTGTACGGTTTTAGACATTAATTGCATTGCGTTTGGCAGGGAAAGAATTATTAAATCGTGGAAATTCACTAAAATAGGACATAATGGAAACTGAAAGTATAAACAGGctcaaaacaaagaattcagaAGGCAAAATCATGGAGGGGTAGGTGCCTGTGGGGAAATAGATCCATCTGTTGCTGTTCTAACAAGTATCTGAGTAGAACGCATTGCTGGGAAACTCCTAAATTGCTGTCTTTTGGCAGCTGGAAGGGCACACCACAGGAAAGAGCTCTGTTTGCAGCATGAGCTAGGTGGGACTCCAGTCTGACCAGGCTTGAGGATGCTTTTATTCGTAAGACTTACTTTTGTGGCTTACCAACTACCAGTCTTATTTGTTTCGGATGCCTTGTACAGACATCAAGACTTCAGTGCTTTCGAAGCAGGACTTTTAAAAATGGCTCAATTAAGACTCATTATGGTAGAAAACACAACCACACAAaacaactcttaaaaaaaaacaaaccacaagcCAACCAAGAAAAAACCTGCTTGCTACTTCTTTCTATCCAGTGCTCCTACACTTCCACCAAGAGAACATGACACATCCTTATTAATCCGCTGCATCAGGCGATCAAGATTTGTTCATGAATGGAGCAAGTGGCTTGCCAGCGCAGTGAGGTTATGTAGAAATGCTCTATCCTATTAGTTCAGTCTGTGATTTGGTCATCTTTGACATGATGACCACCTTCCCCCTAGCCCTTGCAGCCCACGCATTCAAATTAAAAGTACAAAGTAGGTATTACAATAGCACATCCAACACCTATTAGTGTTGCAACggttttagcttttttaaaaagccatccAGACATCTGACATCTTAGGTGGGAGAAAAGCTGAATCATTCAACAAGCAGGAAAGAGATGATGACGACCAAGGggtacagcaaaaaaaaaaaagtcagtgccTGCTCACAGCGTGGAGGCAACAGAACTTTTGTCCTCACTCTAAGAATAAAACAACAGGAGAAGAAGTCTGGTTTTATTCTACATATTTATAATTGATATACTGATATCTAAACAGAGAAATTTAGACTGTAGGTTCTTATAAAATGCAGcctctgcaattaaaaaaagaaaaatgcaaaagttcCTAAAACTCAACCTAAACTTTCCTGGAAGAAGTAATTCTTCTTGTCTGCAAGgcaatctttttttattttagtatgagtcctcaaaggaaaaaataatttgaacaacaacgaaaaaaaagctaaaatgaacATCATGGCACATAGCTGGCACAGGATCGATATCTACATCACAAAAGCAAACTCCAGGTAACTGTTCTACAAGTATTTTAAGTTTGAAAGTGCCATTAGAAGACGACAACCTGTGGTTTCCAGCCATTCACTCAACTCCATCCTCCTTTCTCCTTACTGTGTGTAACGTCAGAGTGCATCTACCTGCTGATGTGCATAAGAGAAGCAATTAGGGTCAGACCAAAGCAAAGTTAGCTTTGACCCAGATCAGTTTCTCAATATGACTACCACAAATACCTCTTCTAgcacaaagggaaaaggaattAGGGGCAAAGAAGGATGCTCCTGTCAACAAGAATACTCACCTAAGTATGtgtaagttattaaaaaaaaaaaaaaaaaaaacacaaaccaactACCATTTCTGCCATTAAGATTTAAGCCCTTGAGAACAATATAACAGCCACCCTTCGAAGACACAAAGACCCTACACAAAATAATCTTCCCCTGATATTTCCCACCAGTAACTACCATGAAAATTTTGCACTGGGAAACTGAACAGGCTGGAGCAAGGGGCTACCAGCCTTACGGCTCTCTCCCAGCGAGCCGCCTGAGCAGAGGCACTCGTGGGATGCAAGGTGGGACGTGGTGCCTGCTGGTGCCATGGCAGGGCCAGTTAAGGCCCCGGTCCCCTCCGCTCGGTGATGGGCACCAAGGGGAGAGGCTCCCACCAAGCCCAACTCGCCCCTTCGTGGGACTCCCTAGCCATTTGGACACCAAGTGTTGCCCGCTGCTAACCCGAACCCCGCACTGCTCCCCGCACACCCACGCGTTGCCACCTCCCCGGCTTCTCGCGGGAACCCGCCCCGCTGCCACCCGGCCCGGAGCCACGCTCCTTGacggggccgccccggggcaCCCGTGCCGAGCCcagggggcggccccgggcaggggggcaaggggcaggggcaggccgCCGTGCGGTACCTGCTCGGTGGCGCTGGGGCAGGAGGCGACGAGCGGCAGCGCCGTGAGGCAGTTGAGCAGGAGGCCGCCGAGGGTGATGGCGTTGGGGGCCAGCCACAGCGGGAGCTGCTCCACCAGCCAGGCCCAGtagggctgcagccagggctccAGCAGCGAGCGGCCGGCCGCGCTGTAGCGGTGCTGCTCCAGCCGCTTCAGCTGCGCCGGGCTGAGGGGCGCGGACAGACCCCAGGGCGCGGCCATATCGGCgcctccagctctgctccgCACCGCCCGGCCAGGGGACGGCCCGGGCACGGCTCTGGGGTcaggccgccgccgccgctcggggCGGggccgaggcggcggcgggaggcggaAGGGGCCGacgccccgcggccgccccgcctGAGGGGGCCTCGCTAGGCCCTTGGTGTCTTtgcccttttcctcctcctctgtcttCCCACTGTCGGTTCTCTCGCCCCAGGGCGAGGCTCGCTCCCCCGCGGCGCTCAGCTCACGGCCGCCCCGTTTCAGGGCAGGTGGCCCTAAGCCGCTGCGGCTCCTCCGACCCCGGTTCGGGAGCTCTCGGCCGTCGAGGTCTCAGAGCCCCGCGTgcctcccgcccgccgccatTTTCTAGCCCCCTGGGCACGGTGCCGGGGCCTGGGCGTCGGCCTCCCGCCCCGGGGTGGGTTGAATCCCCTCCCCCCTGGTGATTTTCATGCTAAATTCTGTGTTTATCGCATTTTCTGATCCCCGCATTCGCTGCAGCCTCTGGGAGGTAATCAGCGTTGTGCCTGGGGAGCGGCAGTCAGTTATGGAGCATCCAAACACCATATTGCACAGGGTTTCTTTTACCTCCTTGACATGCTTAGAGAAGGCGCTTCAGAGCGGCTACGCCTTGTGAGAAAGCATGGCGCTTAAAGTTGGTCACGTGAGCAATTTTAGAAATATCCGTGAGTCGCTGTGGAGGTATGACTTTTTCAAATGTGGCCAAGAGAAGATAAGCACCGTATACCTGCGTGAAAGATGAAGCAAACAGTATAAAATGCAACCTGTAGTGAGGATTATATACCCGAATGGCATCTCCTTAGAATCAGGTGGAGTCACTTTCTAAATTATTCCATTGTGTGACAAAGGCTGGAGCTTTCTGGCCAGACACAACTGTTTCCTGGACAGAGCAGTTTCCTGTTATTGCAAATAAGCTGATTCCCTTTGTCTGGTGGAGTTAATATGTTTATGAGTAGGTTTCTCTACTGCAAGGGTCAAAAATGTTTGACATGCGCAAAAGGGGGGTTGCAAAATCTCTTGACGCAGTAGGTGTGTCCCAAATTCagtaaatactgtaaaatatgGTGGCTGGGATTAGGGGccaaaacagagaagagaagaacCACCAGGAGATGAAGGGGTAATACATAATGTAATAAAGATTCAATGACAGCCAAGTAGAGAAAGGCAAA
This is a stretch of genomic DNA from Cygnus atratus isolate AKBS03 ecotype Queensland, Australia chromosome 1, CAtr_DNAZoo_HiC_assembly, whole genome shotgun sequence. It encodes these proteins:
- the CHPT1 gene encoding cholinephosphotransferase 1 isoform X2, whose product is MAAPWGLSAPLSPAQLKRLEQHRYSAAGRSLLEPWLQPYWAWLVEQLPLWLAPNAITLGGLLLNCLTALPLVASCPSATEQAPFWAYILGALGLFIYQSLDAIDGKQARRTNSSSPLGELFDHGCDSISTVFVVLGSCIAIRLGTNPDWLFFCCFVGLFMFYSAHWQTYVSGILRFGKVDVTEVQIAITLLLLISAFGGTAIWDYKGTSVLSPGVHIGLLITLAVVIYKKSATQLFEKHPCLYVLTFGFVNAKISQKLVVAHMTKSEICLQDTAFIGPGLLFLDQYFNSFIDEYIVLWIALFISLFDMLRYATGVCLQIAAHLHIHVFRISSHQAPEQVQVVSPLSHQNNMD
- the CHPT1 gene encoding cholinephosphotransferase 1 isoform X3 is translated as MAAPWGLSAPLSPAQLKRLEQHRYSAAGRSLLEPWLQPYWAWLVEQLPLWLAPNAITLGGLLLNCLTALPLVASCPSATEQAPFWAYILGALGLFIYQSLDAIDGKQARRTNSSSPLGELFDHGCDSISTVFVVLGSCIAIRLGTNPDWLFFCCFVGLFMFYSAHWQTYVSGILRFGKVDVTEVQIAITLLLLISAFGGTAIWDYKGTSVLSPGVHIGLLITLAVVIYKKSATQLFEKHPCLYVLTFGFVNAKISQKLVVAHMTKSEICLQDTAFIGPGLLFLDQYFNSFIDEYIVLWIALFISLFDMLRYATGVCLQIAAHLHIHVFRISSHQAPEQVQNHND